Part of the Musa acuminata AAA Group cultivar baxijiao chromosome BXJ3-10, Cavendish_Baxijiao_AAA, whole genome shotgun sequence genome, GGAGCGAGGCGCGCGGTCCTGCTGATTCTGAGCCACTTCCACGCAGATCAAGGCGATGAGGTTCTTGTGCTGGGCTTGCAGGTTGAGGAGCTCCGCCTGCGCCTGCGCCAGTTGCGCTTGGAGCTCGTTCACCTGCTTCTGAAGCTGGAAGATGGCACCTGCACACCCGTAGACGGGATCCCGGATCCGGGCGTTCGCCTCGTACACCATGCTGCTCACGGCGTCCGCCCTCTGGCTCTCCGGGAGATCCTGCAAGCGCATGCGATCATTAACGTTATCTTGCGGTGGGATGAGTCGAAGATCTTGTAGTTGATGCGGATTGCTCACCTGCAGCAGCTTGATGATGTTGCTAGCACCGAACACGCGATGCGCGGTGGTGAACTTGAGCGGCTCGGTGGGCGGGAAGTAGGGCGCCAGGACGCATTTCCCGGCGCAGCGGCGGCGGAGGATCTTGCAGGCGGCACAGGGGCTGTGAATGACCGGTGGCAGAGGGGTCGTCGGGGGAAGGGATGGAGGAGACGACGAGATGGGGGAAGATGTAGGGGAGGAGgagttggaggaggaggaggaggaggagtgttGGAAGCTAgaagtgatggtggtggtggggtCACTGGACTTCATGGCtttggaagagggaggagggaatGAGTCGAGATGGTGGTGGCTTGCTTCGAGTCCCGGGGAATACATATAGAGAGCGAGGGCGGAAGAGCATGACGCCATGGAGGTCAGCATCGTTGAAGTCTGGGCTGCTGTGGAGTCTCAGCTGGCACAGAGTGAACAGAGACAGAAGAAAAAAACGAAACCTTCGGATTGAATCTGAAACCATAATCTGAATTTAATACCAGCTAGTCTTTGCAGTACAATAATTGCCAAACAAGATCTAAAGCTTCTTATCTTGTCTGCTGGTATTGCTCCCAACAGAGTGAGAAAAATAGGAGAGACAATCTTATCCATACAAATTTGATACTTGTCCACAAGCAGCAGTACACGTATCTACATATGATGATATTTTCCTCAGGTTGTGATTGACACTAAATCTAACATGAAGGAAGGATGGCAGGTGTTGTGGTTGTCAGCATCAGTTAGATGAGAGCTTTGTGCACATGGCAGCACCCACCCCTGTCATCACCGAGCAGAATTGACCACCTTATACTCACCTTAGAACAAGTGCGTCAGAGATCACTCCTCCTTGTCCTCAGAATCCTCAATTTAAGGAGGAATTCTATGTCCAGTCTTTCCATGCATGTGAGAGATCAAATGATTTACTGCATCAAGCATTCATCcatccatctatctatctatctatctatctagaaACTCGTCCAAAGATTTTGGGTTCCTGCTTCTCCAGTGAGGAGACTGACTTCATCCATGAGCTGCATGCACGTAGAGCTCTCAAGTCTGTGTATGGTTCCTTACCACACACAAGACTTACGTAGACCTTTACCGTAGACTGCGGAGGAAGATATGTGATGGGAGTCGGGGAGAGCGGAGATTGGAGATGGGAAGTCTCATATATTCTGCGATGCATTGAATATGTGACGGTTAGGCAAAATGCAGTCCTGTGACCGAAACGAAGAGTCAAGAGAATTCAATGGAAGTCACCACACCACAATTCACCATCTCATCTTCCTTGTGGAGAAAAAGGTTAGAGATATGCTGCCAACCAACTTGAATCCAATGATGAACTGGAGATGAATCATAAGGATATGTCATTAAGTATTGGAATGAGAGATGCATGCTAATCCAGTCGTCAAATTAGGGGCCTTCTACATCAGCAGTGCCTCTTGACCAGGGAAAAGCATTGTAGAGCTGAGTTAATGATGGAGTTCCTATTTATTATGTTGACGATTCCTTACTGTTCGGTCAAAGAGAATGATAATTAATGGCGGAATGAggtggtcttct contains:
- the LOC135651040 gene encoding LOB domain-containing protein 1-like, producing MLTSMASCSSALALYMYSPGLEASHHHLDSFPPPSSKAMKSSDPTTTITSSFQHSSSSSSSNSSSPTSSPISSSPPSLPPTTPLPPVIHSPCAACKILRRRCAGKCVLAPYFPPTEPLKFTTAHRVFGASNIIKLLQDLPESQRADAVSSMVYEANARIRDPVYGCAGAIFQLQKQVNELQAQLAQAQAELLNLQAQHKNLIALICVEVAQNQQDRAPRSTDALAAGNYLLQNDAYFLDEINQEGSVWDEPLWI